A region of Myxococcus stipitatus DSM 14675 DNA encodes the following proteins:
- a CDS encoding acyl-CoA dehydrogenase family protein: MEFELTEDQRALQQAARKYSREVVRPKAAHYDETATFPRDLLATAFELGLLNMAIPAEYGGVGLSHLDQTIVAEELSWGCAGVATSIIANDLANLPIILAATEEQKKRLLGHFAERLKFSSFCLTEPEAGSDVANMQTTARREGDEYVINGAKCFITNGGHAEQYTVFATVDKAKKHKGITCFVVEGRPKGLSVSKHENKMGQRASDTVSLTFEDVRVPVANRIGEEGQGFSIAMATLDNSRPLTAMFSVGIARAALEHSMEYASQRKTFGKPIIEHQAIQFMIADMAMNTHAARMLTYESAWLLDQGKRNSLQSSYAKCFAADMAMKVATDAVQVYGGYGYIKEYPVEKLMRDAKLIQVYEGTSQVQRLVIAKELFK; the protein is encoded by the coding sequence ATGGAATTCGAGCTCACCGAGGACCAGCGCGCGCTCCAGCAGGCGGCGCGCAAATACTCCCGCGAGGTGGTGCGCCCCAAGGCGGCGCACTACGACGAGACGGCGACCTTCCCCCGGGACTTGCTGGCCACGGCGTTCGAGCTGGGCCTGCTGAACATGGCCATCCCCGCCGAGTACGGCGGCGTGGGCCTGTCGCACCTGGACCAGACCATCGTCGCGGAGGAGCTGAGCTGGGGCTGTGCCGGCGTGGCGACGTCCATCATCGCCAATGACCTGGCCAACCTGCCCATCATCCTGGCGGCCACCGAGGAGCAGAAGAAGCGCCTCCTGGGCCACTTCGCGGAGCGGCTGAAGTTCTCCTCGTTCTGCCTGACGGAGCCTGAGGCGGGCAGCGACGTCGCCAACATGCAGACCACCGCGCGCCGCGAGGGTGACGAGTACGTCATCAACGGCGCCAAGTGCTTCATCACCAACGGCGGGCACGCGGAGCAGTACACGGTGTTCGCGACGGTGGACAAGGCGAAGAAGCACAAGGGCATCACCTGCTTCGTCGTCGAGGGCCGCCCCAAGGGGCTCTCCGTCAGCAAGCACGAGAACAAGATGGGCCAGCGCGCCAGCGACACCGTGTCGCTCACGTTCGAGGACGTGCGCGTGCCCGTCGCCAACCGCATCGGTGAAGAGGGCCAGGGCTTCTCCATCGCCATGGCCACGCTGGACAACAGCCGTCCGCTCACCGCCATGTTCTCGGTGGGCATCGCCCGCGCCGCGCTCGAGCACTCCATGGAGTACGCCTCGCAGCGCAAGACGTTCGGCAAGCCCATCATCGAGCACCAGGCCATCCAGTTCATGATTGCCGACATGGCCATGAACACCCACGCCGCCCGCATGCTCACCTACGAGAGCGCGTGGCTGCTGGACCAGGGCAAGCGCAACAGCCTCCAGTCCAGCTACGCCAAGTGCTTCGCGGCGGACATGGCCATGAAGGTCGCCACCGACGCGGTGCAGGTCTACGGCGGCTACGGCTACATCAAGGAATACCCCGTGGAGAAGCTGATGCGCGACGCCAAGCTCATCCAGGTCTACGAGGGCACCAGCCAGGTCCAGCGGCTCGTCATCGCCAAAGAACTGTTCAAGTAG
- the fsa gene encoding fructose-6-phosphate aldolase, whose protein sequence is MKFFIDSADVEEIRKAHAMGCVDGVTTNPSLLAKVGRGLEETIREICSIVDGPISAEAVSLDAEGLIAEGRVLAKIHDNVVVKIPMGVEGVKAVKALTAEGIRTNVTLIFSANQALLCAKAGATYVSPFVGRLDDISQDGMELISNILEIYSNYDFDTQVLVASVRNPVHVLQSARMGAHVATLPYSVITQLANHPLTEAGIKKFLADWEKVPKAK, encoded by the coding sequence ATGAAGTTCTTCATCGACAGCGCGGACGTGGAAGAAATCCGGAAGGCCCACGCCATGGGCTGCGTGGACGGCGTCACGACCAACCCGTCGCTGCTCGCCAAGGTGGGCCGCGGGTTGGAGGAGACCATCCGCGAAATCTGCTCCATCGTCGACGGCCCCATCAGCGCCGAAGCCGTGTCGCTGGACGCCGAGGGCCTCATCGCCGAGGGCCGCGTCCTGGCGAAGATTCACGACAACGTCGTCGTGAAGATTCCCATGGGCGTCGAGGGCGTGAAGGCCGTCAAGGCGCTCACCGCCGAGGGCATCCGCACCAACGTCACCCTCATCTTCTCCGCCAACCAGGCCCTGCTGTGCGCGAAGGCCGGCGCCACCTACGTGTCGCCCTTCGTCGGTCGGCTCGATGACATCTCCCAGGACGGCATGGAGCTCATCTCCAACATCCTCGAGATCTATTCGAACTACGACTTCGACACCCAGGTGCTGGTCGCCAGCGTGCGCAACCCCGTGCACGTGCTCCAGTCCGCCCGCATGGGCGCCCACGTCGCCACCCTGCCGTACAGCGTCATCACCCAGCTGGCCAACCACCCCCTGACCGAGGCGGGCATCAAGAAGTTCCTCGCGGACTGGGAGAAGGTCCCCAAGGCCAAGTAG
- a CDS encoding KpsF/GutQ family sugar-phosphate isomerase yields the protein MPRSSRAAAKKPRLRALPGRSTPAPSSEPDDEALLAYARDVLEVEARAVLGATAGLGQPFVRAARLVRACAGQVIVTGMGKAGHIGQKLSATLASTGIRSVFLHPAEAVHGDLGRVARGDVILAMSNSGATEELLRLLPAFKRMATPVIALTGDTNSALAKGADVVLDIGRIEEACPMGMVPTASTAALHALGDALVMAVMRSRTFGTDEYALLHPGGKLGRSVQRVFELMRTGDTNPLVRDTATLTEVVGVMTKTPGRPGAACVVDRKGRLVGIFTDGDLRRRVEQGKTDFTVSVREVMGKNPRCVTPETLVMAATAQMRELKVDQLPVVDAEGRAVGLLDVQDLLAAKFV from the coding sequence ATGCCTCGTTCCTCCCGCGCCGCCGCCAAGAAGCCCCGCTTGCGAGCCCTCCCCGGCCGCTCCACTCCAGCCCCCTCGTCCGAGCCGGACGACGAGGCCCTGCTCGCGTACGCGCGGGACGTGCTGGAGGTGGAGGCACGCGCGGTGCTGGGCGCCACGGCGGGGCTGGGTCAGCCCTTCGTGCGCGCGGCGCGGCTGGTGCGTGCATGTGCGGGTCAGGTGATTGTGACGGGCATGGGGAAGGCGGGCCACATCGGCCAGAAGCTCTCCGCCACGCTCGCCTCCACGGGCATCCGCTCCGTGTTCCTGCACCCCGCGGAGGCGGTGCATGGGGACTTGGGACGCGTGGCGCGTGGGGACGTCATCCTCGCGATGTCGAACAGCGGCGCCACGGAGGAGCTGTTGCGGCTCCTGCCCGCGTTCAAGCGCATGGCCACGCCGGTCATCGCGCTGACGGGGGACACGAACAGCGCGCTCGCGAAGGGCGCGGACGTGGTGCTGGACATCGGCCGGATTGAAGAGGCCTGCCCCATGGGCATGGTGCCCACCGCGTCCACCGCGGCGCTGCATGCGCTGGGGGATGCGCTCGTCATGGCGGTGATGCGCTCGCGCACCTTCGGGACGGATGAGTACGCGCTGCTCCACCCGGGTGGGAAGCTGGGGCGCTCCGTGCAGCGCGTCTTCGAGTTGATGCGCACGGGGGACACCAACCCGCTGGTGCGCGACACCGCGACGCTGACGGAGGTGGTGGGAGTGATGACGAAGACGCCGGGCCGTCCGGGCGCGGCGTGTGTCGTGGACCGCAAGGGGCGGCTGGTCGGCATCTTCACCGACGGAGACCTGCGCCGCCGCGTCGAGCAGGGCAAGACGGACTTCACGGTGTCGGTGCGCGAGGTGATGGGGAAGAACCCGCGCTGCGTGACGCCGGAGACGCTGGTGATGGCCGCCACCGCGCAGATGCGCGAGCTGAAGGTGGACCAGCTCCCCGTGGTCGACGCCGAGGGCCGCGCCGTGGGCCTGCTCGACGTGCAGGACCTGCTCGCCGCGAAGTTCGTCTGA
- the folK gene encoding 2-amino-4-hydroxy-6-hydroxymethyldihydropteridine diphosphokinase, with amino-acid sequence MSTLVYVGLGSNEGDRESHLVAALTALSRIDAVAVLHCSSLFDSAPVGPPQPRFLNAVVALECDLSPQRLLCILQQIEKDLGRKREVRWGPRTIDLDILFWEGQVVADPHLQVPHLELHKRRFALEPLVELAPDLLHPVLGMSVKELLGKLAPQDVRRSEATWWPEASLPSNET; translated from the coding sequence GTGAGCACCCTTGTCTACGTTGGATTGGGCTCGAACGAGGGGGACCGCGAGTCCCACCTGGTCGCCGCCTTGACCGCGCTGTCCCGCATCGACGCGGTGGCGGTGCTTCATTGTTCCTCGCTCTTCGACAGCGCGCCCGTGGGGCCGCCGCAGCCGCGCTTCCTCAACGCGGTGGTGGCGCTGGAGTGTGATTTGTCGCCCCAGCGGCTGCTGTGCATCCTTCAGCAGATAGAGAAGGACCTGGGCCGCAAGCGCGAGGTGCGCTGGGGGCCTCGGACCATCGACCTGGACATCCTCTTCTGGGAGGGGCAGGTGGTGGCGGACCCTCATCTCCAGGTGCCGCATCTGGAGTTGCACAAGCGCCGCTTCGCGCTGGAGCCGTTGGTGGAGCTGGCGCCGGACTTGTTGCACCCCGTGTTGGGAATGTCGGTGAAGGAGCTCCTCGGGAAACTCGCCCCGCAGGATGTCCGGAGGAGTGAGGCCACCTGGTGGCCCGAAGCGAGCCTGCCGAGCAACGAGACATGA
- a CDS encoding fumarylacetoacetate hydrolase family protein: MTTARYCRFLHEGRSNHGRVEGSEVVVLSSAPWLSGAKDTGIRRSLSLVTLQVPSDASKVVCVGQNYRKHAEEMGKPVPTEPLIFIKPSTALNGPGSPIRIPKASQEVHYEAELALIIGERLKNADEMTAARAIWGLTCFNDVTARDIQKREIQHARAKGYDTFACAGPWAVTGLSPLDLQISCRVNGQVRQDSRTSDMVFSPARLVAFISQIMTLLPGDMVSTGTPSGVGKLSAGDSVEVEVEGIGTLLNPVEMEP; encoded by the coding sequence ATGACGACCGCCCGCTACTGCCGCTTCCTCCACGAGGGCCGGTCGAACCATGGCCGCGTCGAGGGCTCCGAGGTGGTGGTGCTCTCCTCGGCCCCCTGGCTGAGCGGGGCGAAGGACACCGGCATCCGTCGCTCGCTGTCCCTGGTGACGCTGCAGGTGCCCTCCGACGCGTCGAAGGTCGTCTGCGTCGGGCAGAACTACCGCAAGCACGCGGAGGAGATGGGCAAGCCCGTCCCCACCGAGCCGCTCATCTTCATCAAGCCCTCCACCGCGCTCAACGGGCCGGGCTCGCCCATCCGCATCCCGAAGGCGAGCCAGGAGGTCCACTACGAGGCGGAGCTGGCGCTCATCATCGGCGAGCGGCTGAAGAACGCCGACGAGATGACGGCAGCGCGCGCCATCTGGGGCCTGACGTGCTTCAACGACGTCACCGCGCGCGACATCCAGAAGCGCGAGATTCAGCACGCCCGCGCCAAGGGCTACGACACCTTCGCCTGTGCGGGACCGTGGGCGGTGACGGGCCTGTCTCCGCTGGACCTCCAGATCTCCTGCCGGGTGAACGGGCAGGTGCGCCAGGACAGCCGCACGTCGGACATGGTCTTCAGTCCTGCTCGCCTGGTGGCCTTCATCTCGCAGATCATGACGCTGCTGCCGGGGGACATGGTCAGCACGGGGACGCCCTCGGGGGTAGGGAAGCTGTCGGCCGGTGACTCGGTGGAGGTGGAGGTGGAGGGAATCGGGACGCTGCTCAATCCAGTTGAGATGGAGCCGTGA
- the dapB gene encoding 4-hydroxy-tetrahydrodipicolinate reductase: MIRIVITGITGRMGSTLLRLARDTADLRVVGATERPGSSAVGLDAGLAARLGALEVQVVDDLGRALDAAKADVVIDFTGAEVSVGHAKACAARGVAFVCGSTGFSPEGLAELAVCAKTVPIVAAPNMSVGVNLVIRVAAELARVLGPGFDVEVLEAHHRMKKDAPSGTALRLAEVLTASLGRTQEDLTFSRHGQIGARPAQEIGVQTLRGGDVVGEHTVYFFGEGERIELTHRATSRDQFGLGALRAARWVVGRPPGLYDMADVLGFQGNS; encoded by the coding sequence ATGATTCGCATCGTCATCACCGGCATCACCGGACGCATGGGCAGCACGCTGCTGCGGCTGGCTCGCGACACGGCGGACTTGCGGGTGGTGGGCGCCACGGAGCGGCCCGGCAGCAGCGCGGTGGGGCTGGACGCGGGGCTCGCCGCGAGGCTGGGCGCGCTGGAGGTGCAGGTGGTGGACGACCTGGGCCGCGCGCTGGATGCGGCGAAGGCGGACGTCGTCATCGACTTCACCGGCGCCGAGGTGAGCGTGGGCCACGCGAAGGCGTGCGCGGCGCGCGGCGTGGCCTTCGTGTGTGGCTCCACGGGCTTCTCTCCCGAGGGGCTCGCGGAGCTGGCCGTGTGCGCGAAGACGGTCCCCATCGTCGCCGCGCCCAACATGTCCGTCGGCGTCAACCTGGTCATCCGCGTGGCCGCGGAGCTGGCGCGGGTGCTGGGGCCGGGCTTCGACGTGGAGGTGCTGGAGGCGCACCACCGCATGAAGAAGGACGCGCCCAGCGGCACCGCGCTGCGGCTGGCGGAGGTGCTGACCGCCTCGCTGGGTCGCACGCAGGAGGACCTGACGTTCTCCCGCCATGGGCAGATTGGCGCGCGCCCCGCCCAGGAGATTGGCGTGCAGACGCTGCGCGGCGGCGACGTGGTGGGTGAGCACACCGTGTATTTCTTCGGCGAGGGCGAGCGCATCGAGCTCACGCACCGCGCCACCAGCAGGGACCAGTTCGGCCTGGGCGCGCTGCGCGCCGCGCGATGGGTGGTGGGCCGCCCGCCCGGGCTGTATGACATGGCCGACGTGCTCGGCTTCCAGGGGAACTCATGA
- the dapA gene encoding 4-hydroxy-tetrahydrodipicolinate synthase yields MMTFEGSMTALATPFRNGALDESAFRALVRQQIEGGTSVLVPMGTTGESVTMTADERARAVRVVVEEAKGRAKVVGGAGSNNTAEVIESVARVREAGADGSLIVTPYYNKPTQAGMVEHFRAVARAHPGFPIIAYNVPGRTGVDLLPETMLRLCDIPEVVAIKEATGNMARAVDLLEKCGDRLTLLSGDDFTVLPFIACGGKGVISVSSNLAPRMMADLVALARAGDIAKARELQVKMNNLHRLLFIESSPTPVKWGLHLLGLFGPEVRLPLVPMTEPNAVKLGEELRLLGLLKH; encoded by the coding sequence ATGATGACCTTCGAAGGCTCGATGACGGCGCTGGCCACCCCGTTCCGGAATGGCGCGCTGGATGAGTCGGCGTTCCGGGCGCTGGTTCGGCAGCAGATCGAGGGCGGAACCAGCGTGCTGGTTCCCATGGGCACCACGGGCGAGTCCGTCACCATGACGGCGGACGAGCGGGCCCGCGCGGTGCGCGTGGTGGTGGAGGAGGCCAAGGGCCGCGCGAAAGTCGTCGGCGGCGCGGGCTCCAACAACACCGCGGAGGTCATCGAGAGCGTGGCGCGCGTGCGCGAGGCCGGAGCAGATGGCTCGCTCATCGTCACGCCGTACTACAACAAGCCCACGCAGGCGGGCATGGTGGAGCACTTCCGGGCGGTGGCGCGTGCGCACCCGGGCTTCCCCATCATCGCGTACAACGTCCCGGGCCGCACCGGTGTGGACCTGCTGCCGGAGACGATGCTGCGCCTGTGTGACATCCCGGAGGTGGTGGCCATCAAGGAGGCCACCGGCAACATGGCGCGCGCCGTGGACCTCCTGGAGAAGTGCGGCGACCGGCTGACGCTGCTGTCCGGCGACGACTTCACGGTGCTGCCGTTCATCGCGTGTGGTGGCAAGGGCGTCATCTCCGTCTCGTCCAACCTGGCGCCGCGGATGATGGCGGACCTGGTGGCGCTGGCGCGCGCGGGAGACATCGCGAAGGCGCGCGAGCTGCAGGTGAAGATGAACAACCTGCACCGGCTGCTCTTCATCGAGTCCAGCCCCACCCCCGTGAAGTGGGGATTGCACCTCTTGGGCCTCTTCGGGCCGGAGGTGCGGCTGCCGCTGGTGCCCATGACGGAGCCCAACGCGGTGAAGCTGGGCGAGGAGCTGCGGCTCCTGGGCCTCCTGAAGCACTGA
- the lysA gene encoding diaminopimelate decarboxylase: MSSFVFRKGVLHAEKVPLPAIADAVGTPTYVYSTEALTRHFLAVSEAFAEARPLLCYSVKANSNLAILKLFAGLGGGFDIVSGGELARVKHAGGDPAKTVFAGVGKTAEEMEAALAAGILLFNVESAEELEALDAVGRRMGRRAPFALRVNPEVDARTHRYIATGLKTSKFGVPFEEAVELYARSRKMKGVRAAGLDCHIGSQLTQSAPLRAALTKVAGLYLALKAQKHALEYLDVGGGLGITYVDETPPSAAEYARVVCAATKDTGARLVLEPGRSLVGNAGVLLTRVLYRKQTPARRFAVVDAGMNDLLRPALYEAHHGFVPLVKRRGGKAVEVDVVGPVCESTDVLAKARSLVLPQAGELYAFLSAGAYGMSMASNYNSRPRPAEVLVDGEAWRVVRERERTEDLWRGERA; encoded by the coding sequence GTGAGTTCATTCGTCTTTCGCAAGGGCGTGCTGCACGCGGAGAAGGTGCCGCTGCCCGCCATCGCCGACGCGGTGGGCACGCCCACCTATGTCTATTCCACCGAGGCCCTGACGCGGCACTTCCTCGCCGTGTCGGAGGCCTTCGCCGAGGCCCGGCCGCTGCTCTGCTACTCGGTGAAGGCCAACTCCAACCTGGCCATCCTCAAGCTGTTCGCCGGGCTGGGCGGAGGCTTCGACATCGTCTCCGGAGGGGAGCTGGCCCGCGTGAAGCACGCGGGAGGCGACCCGGCGAAGACGGTGTTCGCGGGCGTGGGCAAGACGGCGGAGGAGATGGAGGCCGCGCTCGCCGCCGGCATCCTGTTGTTCAACGTGGAGAGCGCCGAGGAGTTGGAGGCGCTGGACGCGGTGGGTCGTCGCATGGGCCGCCGCGCGCCGTTCGCGTTGCGGGTCAACCCGGAGGTGGATGCGCGCACGCACCGCTACATCGCCACGGGCCTGAAGACGTCCAAGTTCGGCGTGCCCTTCGAGGAGGCGGTGGAGCTGTACGCGCGCTCGCGGAAGATGAAGGGCGTGCGGGCCGCGGGGCTGGACTGTCACATCGGCTCGCAGCTCACGCAGAGCGCGCCCCTGCGCGCGGCGCTCACGAAGGTCGCGGGGCTGTACCTGGCGCTCAAGGCCCAGAAGCACGCGCTGGAGTACCTGGACGTCGGCGGCGGCCTGGGCATCACCTACGTGGACGAGACGCCCCCTTCCGCCGCCGAGTACGCCCGCGTGGTGTGCGCGGCGACGAAGGACACCGGGGCGCGGCTGGTGCTGGAGCCGGGACGTTCACTGGTGGGCAACGCGGGCGTGCTGCTCACGCGCGTGCTGTACCGCAAGCAGACGCCCGCGCGGCGCTTCGCCGTCGTGGACGCGGGGATGAACGACCTCCTGCGCCCGGCGCTCTACGAGGCCCACCACGGCTTCGTCCCGCTGGTGAAGCGGCGCGGCGGCAAGGCGGTGGAGGTGGACGTCGTGGGGCCGGTGTGTGAGTCCACCGATGTGCTGGCCAAGGCCCGCTCCCTGGTCCTTCCCCAAGCGGGCGAGCTGTATGCCTTTCTCAGCGCCGGGGCCTACGGGATGAGCATGGCCTCCAACTACAACTCGCGTCCCCGCCCGGCCGAGGTGCTGGTGGACGGCGAGGCGTGGCGGGTGGTTCGGGAGCGGGAGCGCACCGAGGATCTCTGGCGCGGCGAGCGGGCCTGA
- a CDS encoding TIGR04551 family protein: MSHVLLAALLVASSTAAAQAPAGSTPPPAPATESAPAPAPATSAESPAVAPAQPPAPEGEAVTRDDLEATKQELRGEIRAEAAKQSLNGEEWSEEYPEEQRKLEIFSLDGYFRLRPTLFYKFDLGRPTSVPEIFPRSPRAGDRTQAFATMRLRLDPTFNVSEQVRIKLQVDGLDNMVMGASPDTLYPGQQRNLFTIFSEDQESLGDTLSDSIKLRRAYGEVNTPVGILRFGRMGSQWGLGMMRNDGNCFDCDYGDTVDRIQFVTEPFAGWYITPMLDFNAEGTVSKKEAQGEPIDLTNADDAHSWVLAIARRDTDAQIRSKLENNQGVLQYGLHFAWRTQRYQDTQDANGNPSGFIPRDASLYIPDFWLRYEERNWRVEFELAAVLGKIGNRALIPGETSFNQSLDVTQFGGVVQGEMKFLDQKLSINMELGFASGDKAPGFGNYPGRKNGPNSDRFYPERGDVEGPQYRCDSGGCSDKDIRNFRFNRDYRVDLILWRELIGGITDAFYVRPSAKYSVAPGIDLWGRIIYSQAIYSESTPSSLNKSLGIELNAGVDYTSEDGFIAGVAYGILFPMSGLEAFNLDPQVDLETPHTVRGWLGIKF, translated from the coding sequence ATGTCTCACGTCCTGCTGGCGGCGCTGCTCGTCGCTTCCTCCACGGCCGCCGCCCAGGCGCCTGCCGGGAGCACGCCGCCGCCCGCTCCCGCCACGGAGTCCGCGCCGGCGCCCGCGCCCGCCACCTCCGCCGAGTCTCCGGCCGTCGCCCCCGCGCAGCCCCCCGCCCCCGAGGGCGAAGCCGTCACCCGCGACGACCTGGAGGCCACCAAGCAGGAGCTGCGCGGAGAGATTCGCGCCGAGGCCGCCAAGCAGTCCCTCAACGGCGAGGAGTGGAGCGAGGAGTACCCGGAGGAGCAGCGCAAGCTGGAGATCTTCTCGCTCGACGGCTACTTCCGCCTGCGCCCCACGCTCTTCTACAAGTTCGACCTGGGCAGGCCGACGAGCGTCCCGGAGATCTTCCCGCGCTCGCCGCGCGCCGGAGACCGCACCCAGGCCTTCGCCACCATGCGCCTGCGCCTGGACCCCACGTTCAACGTGTCCGAGCAGGTCCGCATCAAGCTGCAGGTGGACGGCCTGGACAACATGGTCATGGGCGCCTCGCCCGACACGCTCTACCCGGGCCAGCAGCGCAACCTCTTCACCATCTTCTCCGAGGACCAGGAGTCGCTGGGTGACACGCTGTCGGACTCCATCAAGCTGCGCCGCGCCTACGGCGAGGTGAACACCCCGGTGGGCATCCTGCGCTTCGGCCGCATGGGCAGCCAGTGGGGCCTGGGCATGATGCGCAACGATGGCAACTGCTTCGACTGCGACTACGGCGACACCGTGGACCGCATCCAGTTCGTCACCGAGCCGTTCGCCGGCTGGTACATCACGCCGATGCTGGACTTCAACGCGGAGGGCACCGTCAGCAAGAAGGAGGCCCAGGGCGAGCCCATCGACCTGACCAACGCGGATGACGCCCACAGCTGGGTGCTGGCCATCGCCCGCCGCGATACGGACGCGCAGATCCGCTCCAAGCTGGAGAACAACCAGGGCGTGCTCCAGTACGGCCTGCACTTCGCCTGGCGCACGCAGCGCTACCAGGACACGCAGGACGCCAACGGCAACCCGAGCGGCTTCATCCCCCGCGACGCGTCGCTGTACATCCCGGACTTCTGGCTGCGCTACGAGGAGCGCAACTGGCGGGTGGAGTTCGAGCTCGCCGCGGTGCTCGGCAAGATTGGCAACCGCGCGCTCATCCCCGGTGAGACGTCCTTCAACCAGAGCCTGGACGTGACGCAGTTCGGCGGCGTGGTCCAGGGTGAGATGAAGTTCCTGGACCAGAAGCTGTCCATCAACATGGAGCTGGGCTTCGCCTCGGGCGACAAGGCGCCGGGCTTCGGCAACTACCCGGGCCGCAAGAATGGCCCGAACTCGGACCGCTTCTACCCCGAGCGCGGCGACGTGGAAGGGCCCCAGTACCGCTGCGACAGCGGTGGCTGCTCCGACAAGGACATCCGCAACTTCCGCTTCAACCGCGACTACCGCGTCGACCTCATCCTGTGGCGTGAGCTGATTGGCGGCATCACCGACGCGTTCTACGTGCGGCCGTCCGCGAAGTACTCGGTGGCGCCGGGCATCGACCTGTGGGGCCGCATCATCTACTCGCAGGCCATCTACTCCGAGTCGACGCCGTCCTCGCTCAACAAGTCCCTGGGCATCGAGCTGAACGCGGGCGTGGACTACACGTCCGAGGACGGCTTCATCGCGGGCGTCGCCTACGGCATCCTCTTCCCGATGTCGGGCCTGGAGGCGTTCAACCTGGATCCCCAGGTCGACCTGGAGACGCCGCACACCGTGCGTGGCTGGCTGGGCATCAAGTTCTAG
- the mutM gene encoding bifunctional DNA-formamidopyrimidine glycosylase/DNA-(apurinic or apyrimidinic site) lyase, giving the protein MPELPEVEIARRNLVRWFDGHQLVRAEADDTRIFRGAERAAFTKIRGRLTSLVRRGKYLLFSFEDGHGVLGHLGMTGKFVRRKEGDEVRFSRARFHLDDGHVLHFADARMFGRMEPAPAASLRSLDVVKALGRDPLADGLTAGQLAEAVGTSKQDLKVALMDQGRIAGLGNIHAAEALFRAHLHPARKPSTLAPDDWKRLVQAIRESIDFGLEEQEGEEPVYLEEGGSENPFLVYGRGDGPCSRCGSTVESFPQAGRTTYACPKCQPRGRVGK; this is encoded by the coding sequence ATGCCTGAGTTACCCGAAGTGGAAATCGCTCGGCGCAACCTGGTGCGCTGGTTCGATGGACATCAGCTCGTGCGCGCGGAGGCGGATGACACCCGCATCTTCCGTGGCGCGGAGCGCGCCGCGTTCACGAAGATTCGCGGCCGGCTGACGTCGCTCGTCCGCAGGGGCAAGTACCTCCTCTTCTCCTTCGAGGATGGCCACGGCGTCCTGGGTCACCTGGGGATGACGGGCAAGTTCGTCCGCCGCAAGGAAGGCGACGAGGTGCGCTTCAGCCGCGCCCGGTTCCACCTGGACGACGGCCACGTGCTCCACTTCGCGGATGCCCGGATGTTCGGACGGATGGAGCCCGCGCCCGCCGCGAGCCTGCGCTCCCTGGACGTGGTGAAGGCCCTGGGGCGCGACCCGCTGGCGGATGGCCTCACCGCGGGGCAGCTCGCCGAGGCCGTGGGGACCTCCAAGCAGGACCTCAAGGTGGCCCTCATGGACCAGGGCCGCATCGCCGGCCTGGGGAACATCCACGCCGCGGAGGCGCTGTTCCGCGCCCACCTCCACCCCGCCCGGAAGCCCTCCACCCTCGCCCCGGACGACTGGAAGCGCCTGGTCCAGGCCATCCGCGAGAGCATCGACTTCGGCCTCGAGGAGCAGGAGGGGGAGGAGCCCGTGTACCTGGAGGAGGGGGGCTCCGAGAATCCGTTCCTGGTGTATGGCCGGGGGGACGGCCCATGCTCCCGGTGTGGTTCCACCGTGGAGTCCTTCCCCCAGGCCGGACGCACCACTTATGCCTGTCCCAAGTGCCAACCCCGGGGGAGGGTCGGGAAATGA